A stretch of DNA from Triticum dicoccoides isolate Atlit2015 ecotype Zavitan chromosome 2A, WEW_v2.0, whole genome shotgun sequence:
GGGGATACATAACATTACCCTGGAGGAGCAACGGGAAGTAGCTggtgcggcgcggcggccggcAGTGAGATGCGGCCCTGCAGCTCCGGGGTGGCGGTGGCCAACCTCCAGACAACAAAGGATGCTTTGCTCCTCACCCTCTCCCAGTTCATGTCGGCcctgcgcgcgcgcgcgtgcggtTATGAATGTTGTGAACGAATGTTGTTTGAGGATGCCTAGGACGTACGTGCACCGGCCGGCCGGTCGGTCGATGAGGTGCGTACCTGATGTGGGGGAAGCCGAGCACGAGGAAGGTGATGGCGCGGAGCCTCAGCTCGCCGTGGCCGACGTCTCGGCTATGGCACAGCTCGAAGTAGGAGCCGGGGAGGGCGGTCAGGTCGACGTGGCCGGCGACGGCGTCGGCGAAGCGGCGGTGCGTGACGAGGAAGGCGCGGAGGAGGTCGGCGTTGGAGCTCcgctggcggggcggcggcggcaggtggAGCTCCAGGTAGGCGACGGCGTCCGCCCAGCGGCCCCGCTCCACGAGGCCGCGCAGGTGGCGCAGGCTCATGTGCACGCCCGTCTGCCGCGTCACCCTGCATGCACGCACGCGCGACGGAACCGCGTAGATCGGCGTCAGGAATAATGAATGATGAAGGAAGGAAGGATCTCGCTGCGTATTGAGGTGGGTCGCTTGATTGATTAGTGATTACTCGGCGTAGGCGCCGTGGAAGCCTTGGTCCCGGAGGAAGGCGAGGAGCCGCCGGTGCCGGAGCCGCGCCACGCAGGGGTGCTCCGCCGTGCCGGAGGGCTTCTCGGCAGTCTCGACCTCGGAGGAATCCATCACGACGAGAGGATCGGACGCAGGCAGCGCTGGCGATTTGGATAGTGGAAATAGTCCTATGTCTATATtacatctagatgtgagataatatctcACATCTAAATATGATGTCATGTGTTTTGTAATCATCTTTGCTGGAATtttttgttgtttgtttgttttttagcCTTTTTCCGCATTTGTGTGCTGTCAGGTTGAACACATGCGGGCTGCCTGGTCAGCGCTAGCTAGCTCGGCTCCCTCGCTGGCCTTGACTTGATTGATACTGTACAAGTCTGCATGGATGAGAAGCAGCCCTATTGTGTATAAAGCCCGTGTCCTTCAGTTTTTTTGCAAAGTGCCCTCCAGCTTGTCCCTAGGTTGACGTCTTTTAGGTCAATTTACCCCATCCGCAAAACATGAAAaaagtttatgatttctttttaagAATTTGAAATAAAAATAGTGGTAGCTTAAAAAGTGTTCATCAATTCAAAAAAGGTCACAAATTAGAAAAATATATTCGCGATATAAAAGatgttcaagaatttgaaaaatgttcgctaACTTCAAAAGTTTTCACCAATTCAATACATATTGGTGAATTAAAATGATGTTCATCGATTTGTTATATTTTCATGATTTTCTAAATATATTCATCAATAAAATAATGTTCAAGAATTTAAAAAAaggtcatgaattttaaaaatgtacattggGACAAAAAATGGTCGaacctagttgcgagttgatggtggaCTTGAAATTGGGTCAAGAAAATGTCGAggccagttgcgagtcaaggatggacttgcaactggggcaaatAAAAGGTTCAACGGCCGAGTTGCATGTCAATGATGGACTTTTAACTGGGACGAAAAATTGATTATAGCCCAGTTGCGAGTTAAGAGTGGACTTGTAACTGGGACAGCTACACAAAACAACAAtaccagttgcgagtcgaggatggacttgcagCTGGGACAACTACACAAAACTACGCTAGGAGTTGCGGGTCGATGGTGAACTTGCAACTAGTACAACAACAAATCTATATGCCTAGTTGCGAGTcgaaggtggacttgcaactaagacaactacgaaactacgagcctagttgcgagtcaagggagGACTTGCAACTGGGGATGAAAACAAACTATGGGTTTAGTTGCAGGCTTAGTTGTGAGTGCAAACTTGTAACAAGGACAACTACACAAAAACTACGATACTatttgcgagtcaagggtggagttgcaactggacaAGAAGAAAATACGAGCCCAGTTGTGAGTCGAGcgcggacttgcaactgggatgaaaaatAAAAcaacccagttgcgagtcaagggtagaCTTGTAACTG
This window harbors:
- the LOC119358155 gene encoding uncharacterized protein LOC119358155, which translates into the protein MDSSEVETAEKPSGTAEHPCVARLRHRRLLAFLRDQGFHGAYAEVTRQTGVHMSLRHLRGLVERGRWADAVAYLELHLPPPPRQRSSNADLLRAFLVTHRRFADAVAGHVDLTALPGSYFELCHSRDVGHGELRLRAITFLVLGFPHIRADMNWERVRSKASFVVWRLATATPELQGRISLPAAAPHQLLPVAPPG